A stretch of DNA from Lycium ferocissimum isolate CSIRO_LF1 chromosome 4, AGI_CSIRO_Lferr_CH_V1, whole genome shotgun sequence:
ATTTCTGCCACATGAACATTCCCATTAATTTCCCTTATAGAGTTACTGGGTTTAAAGTGAAATTAAGGGTAATCAATTTTGCCACATGAACATTATATTCCCATTAATTTCCCTTATATAGTTACTGGATTTCAAGTGAAATTAAGGGTAATCATTTTTGTCACATGAACATTCCCATTAATTTCCCTTGTATAGTCACTGGGCTTCAAGTAGGGATGTTCAAATGAGACCGAAAACCGGctcggtttggtttgatttggttttaaattttgaaaaaaccgattaacatttggtttggtttggtgttacactaaaaaaaaaaaaaaactgaatcaAACTGAACCAAATtgataaatacatacatatttaaaatattgtgttgtgtatgggtgggtgtgtgtgtgtgtatcttgcatattaattaaaaaaattatttatcttctctataattttggttcatttcaagtccaatactaattcaaataattagaaagaaaagtctagCCCATTCAAATTTTGTGTTgggatataattagtttaggtTAATTTTAAAACTAACCAATTAAAACGtgtcatgtaataaataaataaaactaattattttttcagaaaaatgtGCCTAAAAGGCCCCTGAACTATGGGATTTGGTACAATATTGCCTTCCGTCCATCTATTGGGCCAAAAATGCCCCTGTcattaaaaataagggcaattTAGGCCCAATAGGTTGACGGCAGGGGCATTTTAGAGCACAAAGGTAAACAGATGGCATTTTTGTACCAAATCCCATAGTTCGAGGGCATTTTAGGCCCTTTCCTTAGTTCACCGAAGTCGATGTGGGATGTATAAACGTTGGTGGGCTACGAACGTATATGGCACAGAACTAACCCAATCATAAAGTAGCGGAAGCCGATGGACTTATAACTTATGGCTTATAAGCAAAAGCAATAAGTTAGAAATCCTATTCCTAACTTATAGCCTTTGACTTACTTTTgttattttggtttaaaaatacttttttagaCGCTATAAAAGTGTTTAAAactatttttgcttaaaaacacctaaaataagtcaattccaatagggcaatttgcacgattggccttcactaggggtggtctttaatttttggccctcaaattggtggtctttaacttttgcccttcgctaaaaatcctttggtttcgggttcgaattCTCGCTCaagcaaaaattttaaaaaaattcgcaaggtagagtttggattcgcaaggtagagttttggccttaaggcagaatttgcatggccagaattttgcaaaattctgccttgcggaTCCAAACAtttgccttgagattttttttatttttttgtactgagctggggttcgaatccACAATCGCGGGGTGTAATTTGAAGAACGCAAATTAAAAACCACCGCATATGAAGGCCAATCCGTGCAAATAATGATTCCAATGGGCTTGGTAGCCCAATGATTATGCTCCGGCCAAAACCCGAAAATCCTATTTTAGAAGTCTTaattttgtgtgaaaatttcaCCGGGGAAAGGACACAAATGGCCGCTGGGCCATAAATAATCCCATGCGCTGGCCCATCTATTCCCAAACCCAAAAATTAGCCCATAAACTATTCCCATCCAGTAGCCAAAATCTTTAGCAAGCcttttagtcgccacaaaagatttaaaaagtcGCCCCTAAAGGCTGGCCGGTCCAACAGCCCcatcgcttttttttttttttttaaaaagtcagACTTTTTTAGTCGCCACTAAAGAGCTGCTACAGAGAAATCAGgctttttagtggcaattaaaaaaatcgccactaaaggttaaatatctcaaaacatgtataatatgtgtatatttagtaagaaatatcccaaaaaactctgaggcaatttttgtatatgatatgtatcgtttgtgtataaaattatctatcagtacctatctgtaatgtatagaaactgtataaaatatgaatcactaaggtatgtatcatttttgtatataatatgtatcatttgtgtatataatgtgtattatagaatagaaaattgtatcatttttgtataaaatatgtatcatttttgtatagaaagtgtatatataattccaaagatgtgtatataaactatatcactttgtatagaaagtgtatcatacgtataaaaaatgtatcatagaaatcgtatcattgtggtatataatatgtatcactattctatatgttaaaaataaatatcatatcattattgcataatatgtgtataataaatgtataattaatgtataatttatgtataataaatgtaagattaattccagcatatgtatataaaatgtataattcttgtatataaagtgtatatataattccaacatatgtatatatgctgtaGCAGCCCTTTAGTGGCGACGTTTTGTGGCGAATTAGTCTCcacaaaaagtcttttttttttttttttaagcgttGGGGCTGTTGTTGGGTCACGAAATTTCTGCGTATTATTTTGGGCCTACCggccattttttggcattaattTGGGCCGACCGGACACCTAATGGGATTAAGCCCAAACAGTGATTAAATGTGGGATTAGTTTGGCTGAGTGGACACACAGTGTCCTTTTCCCAATTTCACCTGGGATAATTATTGGGTCATTGGCACTTATGCCTCTTATTTTGTGTGTGTTAGTAAATGaccctctttttatttttcttacaacTTATGAATTTTTCAGATCAGGGTTTAATGAACTCTTTTGAATAAACTGAATTTTTTTATGAGAAAACGTTAAGACTAAATCTAAATTTTTTGTAAGTTTGGCAAACGTTAGACGACGATGGTCTAGTGTCGTATGTAATACTGAATATTCAAACTCACAATATTACAGTTGGAACATTGCATTGCAAAAACCGAGTATTGGccttaaactttttttttttttttttttcaaaattcgttgttttagttttcttttttcagaatctgagaattgaatatatttgtGTAATCTACCTTCCATGTGTATGAGAAATAGAACAGGAATAAGTTACACATTCAACTGATTTGAAAGCCATCATTATGACCTTTCACCAATTTATTACTGTTCAAGATTACAACATTCTTGAATCAAATTTCAACTGGGCGGTGATTTGCTGGAATATATTTTCTTCCTAGCTACCACAtcagataaatcaacaactGAATTGTCCGTGTCTCAAAACAATGAATTGGGCAGAATTCAATCAATTCATTCTGTCACGTGACAATATGCCTGTCCTCCTTATGTTGACGAATGCCTCTCTCATGTCTCCAAAATATGCACgtggaaatttgaaaaaagaaaaaaaaaggctgGAAGAGCAGGAAATTTTATCGAAGTGAAAGTTGACATGTATGAgaattaaaatttcttttaactATTTTTAGATGAATGAAACCGTCAAATATCGTACGTCGAAATTATTGTCAGAAAAGAAGAGATTGCAAGATTCAATTTGGCGCAGTATATATGGTCAAATGATGAATCCGAGATTCAGAAAAAATTGGCTCATGTAATGATTGATAGCAATGAGATCGTCACATAATGTCACTTAACTATAGTTAATCTTACACCTAAAGTTGTTGATCAATTCCGCTGGGTATATATAAGTAAAAACTTACGTATCTGTATCGAATGTTTATTATGATTATGTAACAAATACATACCACGCATCTATGAGTAAGTTACTctacaacatatttctttctgtTCAGCTGTCTGATCAAAATGGAATATTGTATATTGAAAAGACAAGTATTAACATAGTATACCAACATGATTTTCAACGtcctttttcaattttaactttaagtgcttctttttcaaatctcaaatAATCAATTCAAGTAGATTTAGCTGATAACCCAAACCAGAAAGAAGAttctgaaagaaaaaaaaatatctcctaTGCAATTCTCATATATGGAAAATGACACGCTGTGCTatcttatgttttgatgatttgacaaaccctAAGGAACCAGATATGATCAGGTTCACTTGTTGAATTTGGTCAGCCTCTTGATATCTCATGTACTGATATATTAACATGCTTCTTGAAGAATCAGATACTATCAGTTACTCTACACAAGCTGCAGGATATGAAGGACCGCATATGTTTTCAGAGGGACCAGATCCAACTATTGCTTGGTCAACTGTACAGTCGTAAAGTTATTGACAACAGTTGCGTAGTGCAAAGAAGACATCAAAAGAGAGTGGCTTGACCATAGACAACATCATGTTGAAGTGAAGATCTATTCTTGCACAATTAAATTGCTCATATCctaagtgcaagtctccacctCTTGaggtgctctcaagaacaaagctcCAACGAACAGAAGGACCAGTTCTCACCACTAATGATATTTTAAGTCCTTAGATTTGTTTGAGTCTTTGTCctataaattgtaaacctactcttctcttttaagaagttgtttgtaggtaTTTTGAATTCTCAGAAGTTGTTTgtagcttttgagtggtacactaggctagagttagtctaggtggaTTAGTTGAATTCTCAGAAGTTGTTTgtagcttttgagtggtacactaggctagagttagtctggGTGTATTAGTTGAATTCTCAGAAGTTGTTTGAAGGCAGTTTGCCTACTTAAGTTTCTGAGTgttacactaggctagagttagtttATGTTTATTAGTTCGCTTGACTAGAGGTAGTCCAAAGGTACTTACCACAGGGTGTACTGTAAGGGATGAGGGATTATGTGAGTTAATTCCTACGTTGCAagagttgtaatctgaagttgctcggtgttagtggagttgaaatcctacgtggtaagtcgtgatttttaatcccttgagcaagaaGCTTTTCACGATAAAATTTTGTCCGATTTATTTACTGCACTACATCAGAGAACTGGTAGATAACCAGGTTTCTCATATATTGTTTGGTGAACGCAGAGCTTCTAATAGAAAATTATCGGACTATGAGGGAATTCATGTAGGAAAATATAGTACGCTATGAAATATTTAATTGGGAAATGCTTCTTTACACGCAACACTAAATTAGGCCGCCAAATCTTTGTCGTTTAGGATTTACTACGTTATTAAAATATTGTAAATGTTTGTCACGCTGAGATCTCAGAGTCGATTTGGCGTGGCAAGAAAGAAAATCTGAAAATCTATCCCGAGATAGGTGCTCATGCTTCACTAAAATTCGATTGCTTAGAAGGAAGAGAAGAGCCCAGCAAATCTCATTATCATTTTAATTATTCCATCATAATATTCTTTCaactataaaaaattaataagatCTACCTAAAAATAAGAAGCAATCATGATAGCATATCTTGAAAACAAGCTACACATTTTAATAATCTACTTAACATCATGTGCCGACAAAATAGCATAGTACCCACCTTCCGATGTAAGAGTTCAGAGTGTTCAAACTAGATTAATCAACTAAGAGATATTGAAGGTggcttaaatttaaaaaaaaaaaaaaaaaaaacctaagaGATATCTATGTCTGATTCTATCAATCACGTTCACTTTCATTAAACAAACCAACCAAATTCCACATATCACTGGATGTCTGTCAGTACTACTGGtagattgaagaaaaataaatcaaCTTTCATTACTTAGTTTGCAATCCACAAGGAAGAGACCTAAAAAAGACATcccaagaagaagaaaaattagaTAGAAATGATTCAGGTGAATCAAATCTCTTTACACAACTCAAGATCATTAAGTTAACCTTCAACTCTGATCTAAGAACGAAGTTCTTTTTCTGCCTAGCAAACTTCCAAGCCTGAAACTAAGGAAATTCCTAATAAAAAAACGTTTCTGTTTTTACGGATCCTGCTCAGCGTAAATCCAAATTAATGACTTGATCTTGTTCAACGTGAATCTAAATTAATCGGCCAGTGAATCtagccaaaaaaaagaaaaaaaaagaaaaagtaaagtaCTACCATCTACATGAGAGGGCTATTGAGAAGTCCATGCCAAGAAGAACCACCAACTCCATTCCACATTCTCCTAGTTGAATCAAAATCACCCATATTATTTCCTTCTCCATTAATCTGCCATGGAAATCCCCACAAAACTTTGTTGTCACCTTGATCTCTAGCCATGTTGCACACCTCTTGTTTAACTGTTGTCATTGTAGtagctgttgttgttgttacaccACTGCTAATTTCTTGATCATAATTATGCATTCCTATTTCTTGATCACTCACATTATTATGCATCCCCATTCCACCATTTTCCACATGATGTAATCCCATGTCCCCATTAATTCCGTAGTACAAATTTTGGTGATGAAATCCATTGGGATTATTTTCGATAAATCCACCCCTAAGTGCATCAAGAAATCCACTAGGATTTTCATTGCACATGATTGAAATATTATTATGGTTTTCAAATCCCAAGTGCCCATTCCCTTGTTTTTGGAGCCTAGCAAATGCTAAGCTCAAATCActagaatcataggagaaaggTGAAGTGAGTGAAGAAAGTGGATTACTATTATTAGGGCTAGTGTTGAAGGAATGATCTTGGCTAGTACTTCTTGATGATGATGACCTTTTGTTCTTCCTGCAGCCTCCTCCTACTGGAACATTTCTTAATGTTCCACCTTTGGTCCAATATCTTCTACATGATTTGCAAAAGTATCTAGGCTGAGAGAGACTGTAGTTGTTGTAGTAGCAAAATTTGGTGTTGGCAGAGTCACATCTTGGGCAATTTATTGCTTGCTCTGGTGGCTTTGGCTTCTTGTCTTGTTGTGGCTTTGTGCTCACCAACATGCTTTCTAGGGTTTGAGAAGATAGTTCCTGAGCAACACGTTAATTATCTATCAGAACTTGATATCACTAAGAAAAGATTGCAAAATTTTGTAATGAACTAGTGGTAGTATATTTTTGAAGTAGCaaagaaaaagttaaattattgttCTACTTGATGTATCAATGCCTTGCTTTTACATTAAAAATTGTTTGGGTAGAATGCACCAACAACCCCTTAAAATTGTCGGTAAAACCTCAATAATGGAGGCTTGTTCTAACGGAGGCTGATgtatctaaatgaaatttaattgTCTTTAACTTGAAAAGCGACATGGTTTTCTTAAACAGAATTTTAAGGCTCAGCTATAGCATCTCTTTGTTCTTAGGCTATATAGCTAAACTcttaatgaaagaaagaaatttacaaaaaattgcaaaatataaGCGTATACACTACTTTCCTTATGCTGAAGAACTGCATAAAATTAGTAGTTAGGCACATAGAGTAGGTCTTTTTTTGGGTGAATAGATCTCGTCTATATAGTTAAAGATAATAGCACAAAGTAAAAATTGATTTGCTAAAGCTAGTAAGATAAATTGTTAGAGGAAAATATAAGATGATTGTGGAGTGGGGATTCGGGAATTGTATAGTGAAATGAAGATTTGGTAAAGTAAGATTTATAGTGGTTTCTAAAGATATTGAAAGCTATCACCCCACAAAATAACACTTCGAAATTCATCCAAATCCAAAGGAATAAGAATTAGGAGGATGACACAGCTACTCTCCTAATGTGAACAAAATTAAAGAACTGAAAAAGACTCATTTCATATCCAGTAGTTATAGCTTTGCAAGAAACAATTTCAAAATCATctcagaaaaaggaaataaaaaagaaaaagaaaaaaagaaggtcaAAGCCAAGTGACACAacgaagaaagaaattaaaccATCATTACTACTACTAAATACTAGTAATACAACCTCATTAAGTTACATCTCCCTAGCTCAGTAATTTTTACCTGATGATGATGCTGCGCACTAGAGGGATCCATCACTGACAGCTCGAAATTAACAGTATAAATCTACGAGCTTAAGACTTAATCCTCCAAAATGATTTAATTTCTTGGTGGTTACAAAGGACAAGATGAGGTAAGAAGCTCTTGAATAAAAGCACAAGGGAAATTTGAATTGCAAAGAAAAGGTAGAGGAAGTAATGCAAAAGCCAGGAGAACAACTTGTGAGTGCCTCTTTCTCAAactcaatatatataaatgtagaGAGGGACCAAAGGAAAGACTGGGGTGGgtgggtttggggggggggtgggtgtgtgtgtgtgtttgttgcTTCAGTACATGTCTCAGTGTGTATGTGATAGAGggaaagataaataaaaaatagacaAGGAAATACGTGTAAGGCTCAGGTCTGTTATTTGGGACAGAATGGAGTGGAAAATCTAACTGTACATGGGTCCCTTCTTGCTTCAAGTTTCCCAATACTTCATTCTATATTTGCTAGTCTTCTATATTtctatctttttccttttttgatgTATacctatggtctccaattttaCCCTAAGGGGTTGGAAGTTAtttggttgatttttttttttttgagaaagcaTCTAATgttgaagtaaaaaaaaaaatttggtgttTGCTGAGGCGGATTCAATTTATGGGTTCTATAGTGATTTTAGTTAATACTACAATAACTATTTGATTCACAGTCAGATCTTATAAATGTTTATTTAGTGATTTTTTgaacatatatagatgatttgGGCAAAAGTTAATGGGTTCACGTGAATCCATAATCGATCCTCTAAATATGCCTGGGGGTGTTTGAAGAGGAAATAATGAATTGATAAACAAACACACATTTGAAAtggttttaaaattaaatatctGAAATCATATCTATGGTCAAATggtattttcaaagttaatggtaaattaaaatgaaaatatatgttaCACTAAGATTAAATAATGAAAGTTTATATGTAAAGAATACGTATATTATGTTTCCTCCCTCCTGTCTATTGTCAGTCACCAATTGCTGGCTAGTTCTTTTCTTCTTGTGGTACTATGAGATATATATGTAGTAGTTTTTAGATGCCTTGAAGAgttttagaaaattttaaaagattaGAAAGAATAAACGATAATGGGCGTGATTGATGTAAATCTCACTCTTTATCCCATTATACAAACTCACCTTGTCATGCACCTGCTCGTGTCATTTCGGTTATAAGAAACTTAAttataaggaaaaaataatGCGGGTGCAGTTTGTTTGCATATCAGAATTGAAATGTGACTATATATTTCAGCCATAGATCGACTCTAATTGCTTTTGGATAACGAAGTTAAATTACGTAAGCTTTAGAATTAAAGGCAACTTAACTATGTTAAAATTTTCACTATGAATGAAAAGGGTTCCTTTTAAAAGTCATACACGAAAAACAATCTTCTTTTGAATATCTTTCTAAATGTACTTTAAATTAATAAGAAAAACAATGAATTAcagggtctttttttttttttttttttttttttttctgtttgatCATTCTCCATGTATAAGAATATTTGAGTGATCAATCTAGCTAAACTTTCTTCGAtctatcaatatatatatgccCACAAATACAGAAAATAGTTTTGGTCCCATAgatcaaagaaaaataatattaatcaGAATCTTTCGATGTTGACAATTTGAAGATGGGAAGATGAAGAGAATGTTGGCTGCATATATGTCGAGTGGCCACAAGTTAAAGGCTATAATTGAAATGGACAAGTGATGAATGATGATCATACGAAGAGGCATAAGTGGTCACTTGGATCAGGGAGAGTACTGCACCTTTATTTTGCATGCTTAACTGGAACCACTTACCACCAAACATCAGTCTCCCAACTCCAACACAACCACAAAGTACTCTGGTTGCAAGTGACTTGTCTTTGTCACCCCAATTGGCTTTGATAACCATGTGATAGAGGCAAAACCTTGAAGTTTAATTATGGGTTCTGAAATTTAAAAATGAACACGTAACTTATTTTAGTTATCAGGTTCGCAATTAAATACTTTCATATTTTTACTAGATTTTTAATACAATCTTTGAGCAAAAATTACTTACTTCATCCGAATTCGTACCTAATATTGTAGCTCCGCCCTGCACATGACCAACTACTCGGATGTTGATTTTGAATGGATTCAGGGAGTTCAACTGGTCAGTAATTAACTCAAAttctatatacatacatatattagtcTCTATAAACGTACAGTTGCACATCATTCCCAGTCAATCTTAATCACAATAAAAAATACTATAGGTAAGATcatttgtaattatatatatatatatacatttcatgagttaaaaaattattattatatgtagtAGATGGTTGTATctactttttctttaaaattgatGTTGTCGGTATTTAATTTTTCCTCTTTGCCCATATAAAAAACATGTTACTACTAATTAGATAATCCAATAGTAGAGATCAGGTGaccatatatttattttaacaatatcaatctattttaagaatatttagttatttattttaaaaaaattaagttgatCACAATTGTAAGATTGAATAAACCTCTATAGTTTATAATTTTCCCGAACTCAAAATCATTAGAagtaaagaagaaaaacaaataatactctctatataaattttttacatTTTGGTCATTAATGTTTAGAAAAGATAGTTAGTACGATAGAATAGGAGTATAGTAAGGGAGGAGTATGGTAAGGGATGTAGTATAACATAAATAGGATTAGttagtatcacataaattggataCATAGTAAAGTTAGTAATAACAGTAAGGGAGGCAGTTCAATTGGAATAGGATTAGTAAATAGTAATGTTAGTAGTAATAGTAAGGGTATataagtcgttcaatatttgaaggattttttggtatatatatatatatatcaaaatagtTATTCTTTAAATTAATCTAGTGATCATTCTAAATTCTGAATTTGCCTACTATTTCATATGGAATACACATCATGACACTAAAACTATATATTATGAACTAGCTCATTGCCATCTCTTTTTAAGCCTTAGGAATTGTTGTCCTGTATCTGCCTATGCATGCAATACTGAGGCTTCGAGGTCAAGGTAGTAGTATCCCTAACAGAAATTCTGAATATTTTACGCTTTTTTCAGACAGTACTATAGTACTGCAATGCAACTTATTCAATCTTTTCAATAATTCATAATTTTACTAGGAAATTATGTTAGGCCTGCACTTTATGGCAGACTTTAATTTGCCTCGGGCCTCTAGTACTGTTGGACATTGTAAAAGTTCACCGAACAACACTGACATGGGGGAAAATTAGACAACCTTGTACAAGTGATTCGTCTGATATATCGTTTCTCTAGAAATATCATTAAATATACacgtaatttattttttttattttttatttagactatattttttttcatttattggGAAGCGCTTTGGGCAATTCGCGAGTGCCCTTcgttgggtggtctttaaatttcttttcgtatttgaaactttaaatttttctaTACGTTCGAGGTTGAACCACCGCGAGTCAAAATTTAGGATGACACAATGCAACGTGAAGGGCATACTTTTATCTTGAGAGCCCATTTATTAGGATAAAAGTTTGCCCGCTTCTCTCGATTGCTCTATCAAGGATTTTTTccataattccttcacaaaagtTATGCTTGGTCccgataaaagtttgcccattaaaaaaGTATGACTTGGCGTAACTTTGTGAAGGgaaagatacttatgccaaacCTCATCCGAAATTTAAAccgcgaatttttttaaaaaccacatccttgggtgttagccgaagggcaaaatttaaacatttcaaatatgaggggcaaaatttaaagaccacccaaagaAGAaagcactccgcgcaaaaaaagaCAAGAATTTTTCCATATAATTGTATGGTTAACGCAAAAGAGACTAACATCACTTGAAAAATGTAAATATCATGATAAGGGCACTCATAATTATAAGGACAGGCTAGTTCCTCTATCCATCATTTTCcttgttctttaattttatgCTTCTTCCGGTTTAATTCTTCACAGACACAGTTTACCTTATATGACTGCCACGTATCCTCGTGTAAGTTATGAGTCAGGTGCTACTATGAATATACATGTGAGCTAATTTTGTGCTTGAAGAAATGTCTTGACACAAATGTACGCCTGTTTATACAGATTCGTTCATACTCATGTGAAACCATCCATGGCGAATCTAAGAATGACAAGTAGCTAGTTAATTAGTTGTCGACCTAAAATCAGCACTGTCAGACAAATACTGTTCTTAGTCTTCTGCCTTAAGCACACTactagaaaaaatatatttggcaacaaaattatttttattgccATAGATtaattattgttgcaaaaagtacttttaaacaataatttttttgttcgTACTTTTTTCGAAAATGTTATTGCAACAacatgcaacaattttttttttgttgctaaaaatactttttgcaacaataatcaatactatgacaacaaaattaaattctttggcaacaaaaagtGTTCCTTGCCAACAacaaaactaagttgttgccaaatattaaattttttgttgtcatttctatactttcttgtagtggcAGTTCTTGTTCATCAGATACAGACAAACAAGAcattcctttttcttcaagATTGTTGTTTTTCAAGCGACATTAATAGCAAAATTCATACAAAATTATTGTAGTAGTAAGTATTAATTTACTTCGAATTGAGGGgtaattgttattattgtttccTCATGGCCTCTTGATGAAAATCAGAATCGGCAATACTATGGGAGATcgttaataaaaaaattgtagCTTATTTATTGGTTAACAttcattaattcattcattgtAAATTTACATTTTAAAGATTACTGAAaagattttatgtttaatttgtcTACCAGAATCGGCAACACAGGTAGGTACACTTTATCCGAAAACTATCGTGGGGGATAATATGTTAAGCCGGTCACATTACATTTATTAGGGTGTGAATGCATAACACTTTATACACAGGACTGActgtataaaatttaaactctaCCAAGATGTAAGATGTGATAGGGTCTAACAAGACCTTAATGGGCATGTCAGCATTTTTAACAGTATCTATAAAACATACAGTAAATTTCATGATCAAAATGTGATAGGGGTTAGGATGAGTAACATCCTTAATTACTAAGAATTAGCAAATGGGGAGCACATGCAATCCACTAAGGATTGATAAGTGACCAATCAAAAGAAGATGAAGCGGCTAAGAACATATAGCTTCTCtttcatctttttctctttcccaAAAATTGCCAAATTAAGAACCAAGATTCAAGGAAAATCCTTGTTAGTTGTAGCAGTAGTATTTGTCACCAAAGTAACCCAACACCAACAGCAAATATTCTAACCTGTCATCATCTGTCAGTAGTATAGCATTTACaataaataatcatttcatGGAAAAAACTATCAATCAATCACTGATCCTACCACTCATTGATTATCTTCGGATCCTATGAAGAAAATGTATTTTGCGTCCtcctttatttcaaaatttcacacTCCCTCGTATTTTGGCTcgttattttttcaaaattttccttcttttataattaatcaATCGGAGCATCCAAACTCTCGACCGTTTAGGACTCATCTCTTTGTCCGATTagaattctattttctatgtatcTGTTAGTTTAAGACTCTctgacatgtatatatttatccAAAACAGCCGTATATTGTTCTATACAAAATTGCCGTGATGTGATAATCAATGACTATGATGAC
This window harbors:
- the LOC132052803 gene encoding dof zinc finger protein DOF2.1-like, translated to MDPSSAQHHHQELSSQTLESMLVSTKPQQDKKPKPPEQAINCPRCDSANTKFCYYNNYSLSQPRYFCKSCRRYWTKGGTLRNVPVGGGCRKNKRSSSSRSTSQDHSFNTSPNNSNPLSSLTSPFSYDSSDLSLAFARLQKQGNGHLGFENHNNISIMCNENPSGFLDALRGGFIENNPNGFHHQNLYYGINGDMGLHHVENGGMGMHNNVSDQEIGMHNYDQEISSGVTTTTATTMTTVKQEVCNMARDQGDNKVLWGFPWQINGEGNNMGDFDSTRRMWNGVGGSSWHGLLNSPLM